One segment of Chloroflexota bacterium DNA contains the following:
- a CDS encoding 2-dehydropantoate 2-reductase, with protein MNILVYGAGAIGGYIGGSLILTGHHVTFIARPGQAEVLNKRGLALFYRDKAYKAQPLLTVTNPAEALTGDNYDCIIIALKSFDTETVIADLKAIGKPPPILCLQNGVDNEPKLAAAFGAENVLAGTVLTAVANPKSGVIVVEKKRGAGIVGGHPLSQRLAAALSSSGVFTKLYPNAEAMKWTKLLTNLMGNATAAICDVSTEKVFTHPGLYAIEIGALKEALAVMRAKGLAAVALPRSPTLQLAFALQYLPPRLYQPAFRQALAGGRGKKKPSLHLDLIAGKARTEISYLNGAVARHAEALGLRAPINHALTEMLEGIVAGRISWDEYRGKPDKLAAGILQ; from the coding sequence ATGAACATCCTCGTTTACGGCGCAGGCGCAATTGGCGGTTACATCGGCGGGTCGTTGATCCTGACCGGGCATCATGTCACCTTCATCGCCCGCCCCGGCCAGGCTGAAGTTCTCAACAAGCGCGGCCTCGCCCTTTTCTATCGAGACAAGGCATACAAGGCGCAACCGCTTCTCACCGTCACCAACCCGGCTGAGGCATTGACCGGCGACAATTACGACTGCATCATCATCGCCCTCAAATCGTTCGACACCGAAACCGTCATTGCCGATCTCAAAGCAATCGGCAAACCGCCGCCCATCCTCTGCCTGCAAAACGGCGTGGACAACGAGCCAAAGCTGGCCGCCGCCTTCGGCGCAGAAAATGTGCTCGCCGGGACGGTGCTCACAGCGGTTGCCAATCCAAAATCCGGCGTGATCGTTGTGGAAAAGAAACGCGGGGCGGGGATTGTCGGCGGCCACCCCTTGAGCCAAAGGCTGGCCGCCGCCCTGTCAAGCAGTGGCGTCTTCACCAAACTTTATCCAAACGCCGAGGCAATGAAGTGGACAAAGCTGTTGACCAATTTGATGGGCAACGCCACTGCCGCCATTTGTGACGTATCCACCGAAAAGGTATTCACCCATCCGGGGTTGTATGCGATTGAGATAGGCGCATTGAAAGAGGCATTGGCTGTGATGAGGGCCAAAGGGTTGGCCGCCGTTGCTCTCCCCCGCTCGCCAACTTTGCAATTGGCCTTTGCCTTGCAATATCTGCCGCCCAGGTTGTACCAGCCCGCGTTTCGGCAGGCGCTGGCCGGTGGCCGGGGAAAAAAGAAACCGTCGTTGCATCTCGACTTGATCGCCGGCAAGGCTCGCACCGAAATCAGCTACCTCAACGGCGCGGTTGCCCGCCACGCCGAAGCGCTCGGTCTTCGTGCACCTATCAACCATGCTCTCACTGAAATGCTCGAAGGGATTGTAGCTGGGCGAATTTCCTGGGACGAGTATCGCGGCAAGCCGGATAAGCTGGCGGCGGGGATTCTGCAATGA
- a CDS encoding anaerobic glycerol-3-phosphate dehydrogenase subunit C, translating into MIVPPVNSIPLTSDLCIKCNICTSACPVATVTDLFPGPKAVGPQAQRFRDPHLPSPDKSLDYCSACGVCSLVCPHGVQIAEMNAIARAGIMKRDGLPLRNWLLGRSELLGKLGSPFAPFSNIPLKIPPLRKLVEWVLGIDARAKFPTFSRETFRGWFKKTPAAGRMIGARKVLYFHGCATNYYEPRIGKAAIEVLERNQIKVTVAEQNCCGLPMQSNGDFESARAYARNNIRKLAPWVREGYVIVGTSTSCTLAIKHEYQAVLGIDDPDLELVTSNTYDIFEFLEMLDEEGLLDTRFVRRSEKVVYHAPCQQRTHGFGRPAADFLRRFGFTVVESRADCCGVAGTYGLKKEKYNIAAAVGQPLFNQIAHEKPERVVCDSETCRWWIESHTGKKAVHPIEVMAEAYKGRKQ; encoded by the coding sequence ATGATTGTGCCGCCTGTGAACTCTATCCCCCTCACCTCCGACCTCTGCATCAAGTGCAACATTTGCACCTCGGCCTGCCCGGTGGCAACCGTCACCGATTTGTTCCCCGGCCCCAAAGCCGTCGGGCCGCAGGCCCAACGCTTCCGCGACCCGCACCTGCCCTCGCCCGACAAGTCGCTTGACTACTGCTCGGCCTGCGGCGTTTGCTCGCTCGTCTGCCCGCACGGCGTGCAAATTGCGGAGATGAACGCCATCGCCCGCGCCGGGATTATGAAACGCGACGGCCTGCCGCTGCGCAACTGGCTGTTGGGGCGGTCGGAACTGTTGGGGAAGCTTGGTTCACCCTTCGCCCCTTTTTCCAACATCCCGCTCAAGATTCCGCCTTTGCGAAAATTGGTTGAGTGGGTGCTGGGCATTGACGCCCGCGCTAAATTTCCAACTTTCTCGCGCGAAACGTTTCGCGGCTGGTTCAAGAAAACTCCGGCGGCAGGGCGAATGATCGGGGCGCGAAAGGTATTGTATTTTCACGGATGCGCCACCAACTATTACGAGCCACGCATTGGCAAGGCGGCCATTGAAGTGCTGGAGCGCAATCAAATCAAGGTAACGGTGGCCGAGCAGAACTGTTGCGGCCTGCCCATGCAGTCGAATGGCGACTTTGAATCAGCGCGAGCGTATGCAAGGAATAACATTCGCAAGCTGGCCCCCTGGGTGCGCGAGGGCTACGTCATCGTCGGCACGTCCACCAGTTGCACGCTGGCCATCAAGCACGAGTATCAGGCCGTGCTGGGCATTGACGATCCCGACCTTGAACTGGTGACAAGCAATACTTATGACATCTTTGAATTTTTAGAGATGCTTGATGAGGAAGGGTTGCTAGACACGCGCTTTGTGCGCCGCAGCGAGAAAGTGGTCTATCACGCACCGTGCCAGCAACGCACGCATGGGTTTGGCCGCCCCGCCGCCGACTTCCTGCGCCGCTTCGGCTTCACTGTCGTCGAGTCTCGCGCCGACTGCTGTGGCGTGGCCGGAACCTACGGGCTGAAGAAAGAGAAATATAATATTGCCGCCGCTGTCGGCCAGCCCTTGTTCAACCAGATCGCCCACGAGAAACCGGAGCGAGTGGTCTGTGACTCGGAAACCTGCCGCTGGTGGATCGAAAGCCACACCGGCAAAAAGGCAGTTCACCCGATTGAGGTGATGGCAGAAGCGTACAAGGGCAGAAAGCAGTAA
- the glpB gene encoding anaerobic glycerol-3-phosphate dehydrogenase subunit B, translating to MVYDLLIIGAGLSGLFAGCLAARRGKQALILARGLGGTHVGTGTIDVLSELTSLDKRQTTLDHPYGLAGSHALLAALDELKTICAEAGYPLHGDLNANFRLPTAAGATRQTCLAPETMIAGDLSRPQPFTLADLPGFRDFNANFAIVNLQPSVNSYQLSVIGLPIPHAPTHRDAYATDLAHLFDRADYREQLIEVWRPLLTHAPKRIGLPAILGLDHAVEAKRHLDSALGIELFEIPVLPPSVPGMRLFDILRNDFQARGGRIIIGPTVSGRIENKRATVTADANGRKREYEAEAIILATGGFLHGGLTGEFGGAIRESVFNLPVAAPSTRADWTSEVFLGPHPFAKFGVQVNKQLQPIGKDGKPVASNLRAVGSLLAGADRLSEGSRQGIELATAYRAIELL from the coding sequence ATGGTATACGATCTCCTCATCATCGGCGCCGGTCTCTCCGGCCTCTTCGCCGGTTGCCTGGCGGCGCGGCGCGGCAAGCAGGCCTTGATTCTGGCGCGCGGCCTCGGCGGCACGCACGTTGGCACTGGCACGATTGACGTGCTGAGTGAACTTACCTCACTCGACAAACGTCAAACGACACTTGATCATCCTTACGGCCTGGCCGGTTCACACGCGCTTCTCGCCGCCCTCGATGAACTCAAGACCATCTGCGCCGAAGCGGGCTATCCTCTTCACGGCGATCTCAACGCCAACTTTCGCCTGCCAACTGCCGCCGGGGCGACTCGCCAAACCTGCCTTGCGCCTGAAACCATGATCGCCGGCGACCTCAGCCGCCCCCAGCCGTTCACCCTCGCCGACCTGCCGGGCTTCCGCGATTTCAATGCCAATTTCGCAATCGTCAATCTCCAGCCGTCAGTAAACAGTTATCAGTTATCAGTTATTGGCCTTCCTATTCCTCACGCTCCAACACACCGAGACGCTTACGCGACTGACCTGGCCCATCTCTTCGACCGCGCCGATTATCGCGAACAACTCATTGAAGTTTGGCGGCCATTGCTGACACATGCGCCAAAACGAATCGGCCTCCCGGCTATTCTCGGACTCGATCACGCGGTGGAAGCCAAACGCCATCTCGACTCGGCGCTCGGCATTGAACTGTTCGAGATTCCGGTTCTGCCGCCGAGCGTGCCGGGCATGCGGCTCTTCGATATTTTGCGGAACGATTTTCAAGCGCGTGGCGGGCGGATCATCATCGGCCCGACCGTGAGTGGCCGCATCGAAAACAAACGCGCCACTGTCACCGCCGACGCCAACGGGCGTAAACGGGAATACGAAGCGGAAGCCATTATTTTGGCGACGGGTGGTTTTCTACACGGCGGCCTCACCGGCGAATTTGGCGGCGCAATCCGCGAGTCCGTCTTCAATCTCCCCGTCGCCGCCCCGTCCACTCGCGCCGATTGGACATCCGAAGTCTTCCTCGGCCCGCACCCTTTTGCCAAGTTCGGCGTGCAGGTCAACAAGCAACTACAGCCAATCGGCAAAGATGGCAAGCCGGTTGCCTCCAACCTGCGCGCCGTCGGTAGTCTTCTCGCCGGAGCGGATCGCCTGAGTGAAGGCTCGCGCCAGGGCATTGAGTTGGCGACGGCTTACCGAGCAATTGAGTTGTTATGA